A window of the Rhizobium sp. N324 genome harbors these coding sequences:
- a CDS encoding GlcG/HbpS family heme-binding protein, producing MIKLITHEAALKALEAGAAKARELGEPSSLAIVDAGGNLLAFLRADDAALSTVEIAQGKAYTALALRSPSDNWLELVQPGAALYGLDALGGRRPFVVFGGGLPVRDGKTVIGGVGASGGPVEADIAIAEVMVAVLQAG from the coding sequence ATGATCAAGTTGATTACACATGAGGCGGCTCTCAAAGCCCTTGAGGCCGGTGCAGCCAAAGCAAGAGAGCTCGGAGAGCCTTCGTCCCTGGCGATCGTTGATGCCGGCGGCAATCTGCTTGCCTTCCTGCGCGCCGACGACGCTGCGCTGTCGACCGTCGAAATCGCGCAGGGCAAGGCGTACACCGCTCTGGCCCTGCGCTCGCCCTCCGACAACTGGCTGGAGTTGGTCCAGCCGGGGGCAGCGCTCTACGGGCTGGATGCCCTCGGCGGGCGCCGGCCGTTCGTTGTTTTCGGTGGCGGCCTACCGGTGCGCGACGGAAAGACCGTGATCGGAGGAGTGGGCGCCTCGGGCGGGCCGGTGGAGGCCGATATCGCCATTGCTGAGGTGATGGTGGCGGTGCTGCAAGCTGGTTAA
- a CDS encoding OsmC family protein yields MSEHSIRLEWKAAPHAQQPATYSRDHKATYSAQVSVAVSAASAYLGNSDLADPEQLLVNALASCHMLYFLAICEGNGYIVSSYEDDAVGKVSKNPDGTFWVSDIILHPKTSFSSQKQPDRETLSRLHHRAHKGCFIANSIKTHVSIELG; encoded by the coding sequence ATGTCTGAGCACTCTATCCGCCTCGAATGGAAGGCAGCGCCGCACGCGCAACAGCCGGCAACCTACAGTCGGGATCATAAGGCGACATACAGCGCGCAGGTCTCGGTGGCGGTGTCTGCCGCGTCTGCCTATCTCGGAAACAGCGATCTTGCCGATCCGGAGCAGCTTCTCGTCAACGCCCTGGCAAGCTGCCACATGCTCTACTTCCTGGCGATCTGCGAGGGGAACGGCTATATCGTCAGCAGCTATGAGGATGATGCCGTCGGCAAGGTATCGAAGAACCCGGATGGAACTTTCTGGGTATCGGATATCATTCTCCATCCCAAAACATCCTTTAGTTCCCAGAAACAGCCCGATCGCGAAACGCTGTCTCGACTGCATCATCGGGCTCATAAAGGATGCTTCATCGCAAATTCGATCAAAACCCATGTGTCGATCGAACTGGGCTGA
- a CDS encoding SDR family NAD(P)-dependent oxidoreductase has translation MSQRLSGKRVLLTGGVANIGLAILEAFVAEGATVSVVDIDAAKGSEVEKRFGDRVRFFKADISQEDEIKAAIDQSVTWMEGMDTLCLNAGIQLSGRVEDFSTRDWDKVFTINVRANFIFARESVKHLRAAGKSSIVMMSSLAGKRGAPGLVGYSSSKAAIIGLTTTLAIELARDGIRVNAVCPGWIDTPFNQPVIDFIGGREKQESLVPIVIPLGRQATPQEVAPLFVYLASDEASYVTAQAINVDGGIYN, from the coding sequence ATGTCGCAACGTTTGTCAGGAAAGCGCGTCCTCCTAACCGGAGGCGTGGCAAATATCGGCCTTGCCATTCTAGAGGCTTTTGTTGCCGAGGGTGCAACCGTTTCTGTGGTCGATATCGACGCTGCCAAGGGTAGCGAAGTCGAAAAGCGCTTCGGCGACCGCGTTCGGTTTTTCAAGGCGGATATTTCGCAGGAAGACGAAATCAAGGCGGCAATCGACCAGTCGGTCACCTGGATGGAGGGGATGGACACGCTCTGCCTGAATGCCGGCATCCAGCTTTCCGGCAGGGTCGAAGACTTTTCCACGCGTGACTGGGACAAGGTGTTCACCATTAATGTCCGCGCCAATTTCATCTTCGCCAGGGAGTCGGTGAAACATCTGCGGGCCGCCGGCAAGTCTTCCATCGTGATGATGTCTTCGCTGGCCGGCAAGCGCGGCGCCCCCGGCCTGGTCGGTTACTCCTCGTCCAAAGCCGCGATCATCGGCCTCACAACCACGCTCGCAATCGAACTGGCGCGCGACGGTATCCGGGTCAATGCCGTGTGCCCGGGATGGATCGACACGCCGTTCAACCAGCCGGTCATCGATTTCATTGGGGGTCGGGAAAAGCAGGAATCGCTGGTCCCGATCGTCATTCCGCTTGGACGGCAAGCCACGCCCCAGGAGGTCGCGCCGCTCTTCGTCTATCTCGCCTCCGACGAGGCTTCCTACGTGACGGCCCAGGCGATCAACGTCGACGGCGGCATCTACAACTGA
- a CDS encoding putative hydro-lyase, with protein MDRLETVLDRQPEQIRHDVRTGAIAGQTSGLAPGFAQGNLVILPKQWATDFLRFCLENPKPCPLLAVGNPGDPSLANAGRNIDIRSDVPSYRVFRDGRLVEEIADIRHIWRDDFVSFLIGCSFSFEWALLNAGIGVRHIELGSNVPMYRTNIDCVSAGPFSGQFVVSMRPMKPADAIRAIEITAAMPQVHGAPVHFGDPLAIGIRDLSRPDFGDSVPVKEGEVPVFWACGVTPQVALAQAKPPIAVTHSPGCMLITDIRDEDLLNGTFRFEAPAL; from the coding sequence ATGGACAGGCTTGAAACGGTACTGGATCGTCAGCCGGAGCAGATTCGCCACGATGTCAGGACTGGCGCGATCGCCGGGCAGACTTCCGGGCTGGCCCCAGGTTTTGCGCAAGGAAACCTGGTGATCCTGCCAAAGCAGTGGGCGACCGATTTTCTGAGGTTTTGCCTGGAAAATCCCAAGCCATGCCCGTTGCTCGCCGTCGGAAATCCCGGCGATCCGTCTCTCGCCAACGCCGGTAGGAACATCGACATCCGGTCCGATGTTCCGAGTTACCGGGTTTTCCGCGACGGGCGGCTGGTGGAGGAGATCGCCGATATCCGCCACATCTGGCGGGATGATTTCGTTTCCTTCTTGATCGGCTGTTCGTTTTCCTTCGAGTGGGCGCTCTTGAACGCGGGCATTGGCGTTCGTCATATCGAACTCGGTTCGAATGTACCGATGTACAGGACGAACATAGATTGCGTATCGGCTGGCCCGTTCTCCGGGCAGTTCGTGGTTTCGATGCGACCGATGAAACCGGCCGATGCCATAAGGGCGATCGAAATTACAGCGGCAATGCCGCAGGTCCATGGGGCGCCGGTGCATTTCGGTGATCCCCTGGCGATCGGGATCAGGGATCTGTCCCGTCCCGACTTCGGCGACAGCGTTCCGGTCAAGGAAGGTGAAGTGCCTGTCTTCTGGGCGTGTGGTGTCACGCCGCAGGTGGCTTTGGCGCAGGCCAAGCCGCCGATCGCAGTGACTCACAGTCCTGGCTGCATGCTGATCACGGATATCCGCGACGAGGATCTTCTGAACGGGACGTTCCGGTTCGAGGCGCCAGCCCTATAG
- a CDS encoding putative quinol monooxygenase, which translates to MKDKLVVVATVTAYEGKHEQLREALLTLIPIAQTEPGFVQYDLHESLERPGEFVFYEIWEDEQSLEVHNNTESMKAFGARAGQWIQSVKLDKYKRIS; encoded by the coding sequence ATGAAAGATAAGCTTGTTGTTGTCGCCACGGTAACGGCGTACGAAGGAAAGCATGAGCAGCTTCGCGAGGCGCTCCTCACCCTGATCCCGATCGCGCAAACGGAGCCGGGATTCGTCCAGTATGATCTCCATGAATCGCTGGAGCGCCCAGGCGAGTTCGTCTTCTACGAGATCTGGGAGGACGAGCAATCGCTGGAAGTCCACAACAATACCGAGTCAATGAAGGCGTTCGGCGCCCGCGCCGGTCAATGGATCCAGTCGGTCAAGTTGGATAAGTACAAGCGCATCTCCTGA
- a CDS encoding LysR family transcriptional regulator codes for MIDLRTLETFCIVAQTGGFHRAAEKLHTTQPAVSARIAQLEQELKVRLFERDKRGSRLTAKGREILKYAERMLALRTEMVLSVAGANALEGSVQLGVSDTIVHTWLPELLKRLNHEYPSITLEINVDGSANLAAALQENSIDVAFLMGPVISGNVANLPLCEYPLNWVVPADFPLGPQAVTLEELTAFPIITFARQTQPFRELTELFNKAHQQRVRLFPNSSLSSIVRMTLDGIGIAAIPVEVVSDHLASGKLRVLTTVGHTMPTMAFTASFIKRPETHLNGVVAQLAQKVAGHYALVPGGLPAEDHPIGTD; via the coding sequence ATGATTGACCTGCGCACCTTGGAGACCTTCTGTATCGTGGCTCAGACGGGCGGTTTCCACCGTGCCGCCGAAAAACTCCATACCACGCAGCCGGCTGTTTCCGCGCGCATTGCGCAGCTTGAACAGGAGCTCAAGGTGCGGCTGTTCGAGCGTGACAAGCGTGGCAGCCGTTTAACAGCCAAAGGGCGTGAAATTCTGAAATATGCAGAGCGCATGCTGGCGCTCCGGACGGAAATGGTGCTTTCCGTCGCCGGCGCAAATGCCTTGGAGGGGAGCGTGCAGCTCGGTGTTTCGGACACCATCGTCCACACATGGCTGCCGGAATTGCTGAAGCGACTGAACCACGAATACCCGTCCATCACTCTGGAGATCAATGTCGACGGGTCCGCCAATCTCGCGGCCGCTCTTCAGGAAAACAGCATCGATGTCGCCTTTCTCATGGGACCGGTGATTTCAGGGAACGTCGCCAATCTGCCGCTTTGCGAATATCCCCTGAACTGGGTGGTTCCGGCGGATTTTCCCTTGGGGCCGCAGGCCGTGACGCTGGAGGAGCTCACGGCATTTCCGATCATCACCTTTGCGAGGCAGACCCAACCTTTTCGGGAACTCACGGAGCTTTTCAACAAGGCACATCAGCAGCGCGTCCGCCTGTTTCCGAACTCCTCGCTGTCTTCGATCGTTCGTATGACGCTTGATGGTATTGGAATTGCCGCCATACCTGTCGAGGTCGTCTCGGATCACCTGGCAAGCGGCAAGCTGCGGGTGCTGACGACTGTCGGCCACACAATGCCGACCATGGCGTTCACGGCAAGCTTTATCAAACGTCCGGAAACGCACTTGAATGGCGTCGTGGCCCAGCTGGCGCAGAAAGTTGCGGGACATTATGCACTGGTTCCGGGTGGTCTTCCAGCCGAAGACCACCCGATCGGTACCGATTGA